One part of the Vicia villosa cultivar HV-30 ecotype Madison, WI linkage group LG6, Vvil1.0, whole genome shotgun sequence genome encodes these proteins:
- the LOC131609513 gene encoding ethanolamine-phosphate cytidylyltransferase has product MGSSSVIESLSEKHAVVKWVVGVMIVGVSVLGIYASGPFGLWQRNGSSRRRNKKPIRVYMDGCFDMMHYGHCNALRQARALGDQLIVGVVSDDEIIANKGPPVTPLHERLIMVNAVKWVDEVIPEAPYAITEEFMKKLFDEYNIDYIIHGDDPCVLPDGTDAYAHAKKAGRYKQIKRTEGVSSTDIVGRMLLCVRERTIADAHNHSSLQRQFSNGRGQKFDDGVVASGTRVSHFLPTSRRIVQFSNGRSPGPDARIVYIDGAFDLFHAGHVEILRLARARGDFLLVGIHTDQTVSATRGLHRPIMSLHERSLSVLACRYVDEVIIGAPWEVSKDMITTFNISVVAHGTCAENTDFQKEQSNPYAVPISLGIFQVLDSPLDITTTTIIRRIVSNHEAYQKRNEKKGESEKKYYESKTHVSGD; this is encoded by the exons ATGGGTAGTAGTAGTGTAATTGAATCGTTGTCGGAGAAGCACGCGGTGGTGAAGTGGGTTGTCGGGGTTATGATCGTTGGTGTATCAGTATTGGGTATATATGCTTCTGGGCCATTTGGGTTATGGCAAAGGAATGGTAGTAGTAGAAGAAGGAACAAAAAACCGATTCGTGTTTACATGGATGGGTGTTTTGATATGATGCATTATGGTCATTGTAATGCTCTGCGTCAGGCTCGTGCTCTTGGTGATCAATTGATTGTTGGGGTTGTTAGTGATGATGAGATTATTGCTAATAAGGGTCCTCCTGTTACCCCTTTACATGAAAG GTTGATTATGGTGAATGCTGTGAAATGGGTTGATGAGGTTATTCCTGAAGCTCCGTATGCGATAACGGAGGAATTTATGAAGAAGCTTTTTGATGAGTATAATATAGATTATATTATTCATGGGGATGATCCTTGTGTTCTTCCGGATGGAACggatgcttatgctcatgctaAAAAGGCTGGACGTTATAAACAGATCAAGCGCACTGAAGGAGTTTCTAGCACTGATATTGTTG GTCGAATGCTGCTGTGTGTAAGAGAAAGGACTATTGCTGATGCTCATAATCATTCTTCTTTACAAAGACAGTTCAGTAATGGCCGTGGTCAGAAGTTTGATGATGGTGTTGTTGCTAGTGGAACCCGTGTATCTCATTTTCTGCCTACATCTCGTAGAATTGTTCAGTTTTCAAATGGGAGG AGTCCAGGACCTGATGCACGCATTGTATATATAGATGGCGCTTTTGATCTCTTTCATGCCGGACATGTGGAG ATCTTGAGGCTTGCCCGGGCTCGTGGAGATTTTCTTCTTGTTGGAATACACACAGATCAGACAGTCAG TGCAACTAGGGGATTACATCGCCCCATCATGAGTCTTCATGAAAGAAGTCTAAGTGTCTTAGCATGTCGCTATGTGGATGAGGTTATAATTGGTGCACCGTGGGAGGTGTCCAAGGATATG ATCACGACATTTAACATCTCAGTAGTTGCTCATGGAACATGTGCCGAAAATACTGATTTTCAGAAG GAACAATCGAATCCATATGCCGTTCCCATTAGCCTTGGCATATTCCAAGTTTTAGATAGTCCTTTAGATATAACAACTACTACAATAATTAGGAGGATTGTGTCAAATCATGAAGCATACCAG